In Levilactobacillus brevis, a single genomic region encodes these proteins:
- a CDS encoding hemolysin family protein yields MDSGQIVVNLIIILITFFFAAFFVACEFALVQTRPSALEEKIEELDKPSTKLNRAMKMVTNLNEYLSTTQVGVSLAGIILGWIGESFFVDLLLDGLAPAHLNTATTHTISVIVGVLLLTYLEVVFTEIVPKNISIDMPMKVLMLIVTPLHYCHILFYPFVWLLNTSASGVVRLMGLKVANESDEVFSQAEILNLSRSAVEGGELEKNDLVYMQRAFELNDKVAKDIMIDRTQLEVIDITANVKEALNVYLQERFSRLPVVADGDKDKILGYVYNYDLIRQQQVDSKVRVDKLIRDISTTPETTPITEVLQQMIKKRTPIVVVVDEYGGTSGIITDKDIYEELFGTVRDEIDDANDQYIFKQPNGTFQVNGKMTTYDFERYFNTDIKGFETTETVTMAGFIIDNYPNVKVNDVIHLKNFDLKVLDYENSFINWLEVTVNPPQKQIATTEAHSDDSK; encoded by the coding sequence GTGGATAGCGGTCAGATAGTTGTGAACCTAATTATTATTTTAATTACCTTCTTCTTTGCAGCTTTCTTTGTTGCTTGTGAGTTTGCCTTAGTCCAGACGCGTCCCAGTGCCCTCGAAGAAAAGATCGAGGAACTGGACAAACCGTCGACTAAGCTCAATCGGGCCATGAAAATGGTCACCAATTTAAATGAATATTTATCAACGACGCAGGTTGGGGTTTCTCTGGCCGGGATTATCTTAGGGTGGATCGGTGAATCTTTCTTCGTCGATCTCCTGTTGGATGGTCTCGCACCCGCCCACCTGAATACGGCAACCACGCACACGATCAGCGTGATTGTCGGGGTCTTACTTTTGACCTATCTCGAAGTGGTCTTCACGGAAATTGTACCGAAGAACATTTCGATCGATATGCCAATGAAGGTCCTGATGCTGATCGTCACACCGCTGCACTACTGCCACATCTTGTTCTACCCGTTCGTCTGGTTACTCAACACCAGCGCGTCCGGCGTTGTTCGCCTGATGGGCTTGAAGGTCGCCAACGAAAGTGACGAGGTCTTCTCCCAAGCCGAAATTCTCAACCTTTCACGGAGTGCCGTGGAGGGTGGCGAACTGGAAAAGAACGACTTGGTCTACATGCAGCGGGCGTTCGAGTTAAACGATAAGGTCGCTAAAGACATTATGATTGACCGAACGCAGCTGGAAGTCATCGACATCACGGCTAACGTCAAGGAAGCATTGAACGTTTACCTACAGGAACGCTTTAGCCGGTTGCCGGTGGTCGCAGATGGGGATAAGGATAAGATCCTCGGCTACGTCTACAACTACGACTTGATTCGCCAACAACAGGTGGATTCCAAGGTGCGGGTCGACAAGTTGATTCGGGATATCTCGACGACACCGGAGACCACGCCCATCACCGAAGTGCTCCAACAGATGATTAAGAAACGTACGCCAATCGTGGTGGTCGTCGACGAATACGGGGGAACTTCTGGGATCATCACCGATAAGGACATCTACGAAGAGCTCTTCGGGACCGTCCGCGATGAGATTGACGATGCCAACGATCAATACATTTTCAAACAACCGAACGGCACTTTCCAAGTCAACGGGAAGATGACCACCTACGACTTTGAACGGTATTTCAATACCGATATCAAGGGCTTCGAGACGACAGAAACGGTCACCATGGCCGGGTTTATCATCGACAACTACCCGAACGTCAAGGTCAACGACGTCATTCACCTGAAGAACTTCGATCTAAAAGTGCTAGACTACGAGAATTCATTTATTAACTGGTTGGAAGTCACGGTCAATCCGCCCCAAAAGCAGATTGCCACGACCGAAGCCCATTCTGACGATAGCAAGTAA
- a CDS encoding AEC family transporter, with translation MAMGQLASQIILMFLLMGVGLLTNKLGFMHAQTATDLTNILLYIVSPCLIVNAFEQRFSTSRLQSLALVLLGILLTYGLMVLITKLAFNRVADPNLKRIMQFGAVYSNAGFMGVPLASALFGSTGVFFAVASLAAFNIFCWTHGIALFTPHQKADPINWRQILLNPNIVAIVVGLAIFISGFHLPGLLDHTVTAVSSINTPLSMIVIGNSLAAVKFNRQAFNSQLWWPLLCRNLLFPVIDIVILRAFGISGIPLYTTVLMAACPVAGNVVLFTLKAHGDTSPAVTLMSISTIFSVATIPMVFALCTL, from the coding sequence ATGGCTATGGGGCAATTAGCGAGTCAAATTATCTTAATGTTTCTTCTGATGGGGGTCGGCCTGCTGACCAATAAATTGGGCTTCATGCACGCCCAGACCGCCACCGATCTCACCAACATCTTGCTCTACATCGTCTCGCCCTGCTTGATCGTCAACGCTTTTGAGCAGCGCTTCTCAACCAGTCGTCTCCAGAGCCTCGCCCTCGTTTTGCTGGGGATTCTCCTCACCTATGGATTGATGGTGCTGATCACCAAGCTGGCGTTTAACCGCGTCGCCGACCCCAACTTAAAGCGCATCATGCAATTCGGCGCAGTCTACTCTAACGCCGGCTTCATGGGTGTTCCTTTGGCCAGTGCCCTCTTTGGGAGTACTGGGGTCTTCTTTGCGGTCGCCTCACTGGCCGCCTTCAATATCTTCTGCTGGACCCACGGCATCGCCCTCTTCACACCGCACCAGAAGGCCGACCCCATCAATTGGCGACAGATTCTGCTAAATCCCAACATCGTCGCCATCGTGGTTGGTCTGGCAATTTTTATCAGCGGCTTTCACCTCCCCGGCCTGCTTGACCACACGGTGACCGCTGTCAGTTCCATCAACACACCGCTGTCCATGATCGTCATCGGAAACAGCCTCGCCGCAGTGAAATTCAATCGCCAGGCGTTCAATTCGCAGCTGTGGTGGCCGCTACTCTGTCGTAACCTTCTCTTTCCCGTAATTGATATCGTAATTCTCCGCGCCTTTGGTATCAGTGGGATTCCGCTATACACGACGGTCTTGATGGCCGCCTGCCCCGTCGCCGGAAACGTGGTCCTCTTCACGCTGAAGGCCCACGGTGACACCAGCCCAGCCGTCACGCTGATGAGCATCTCCACCATCTTTAGTGTTGCCACCATCCCCATGGTCTTCGCCCTCTGCACGCTCTAA
- a CDS encoding MATE family efflux transporter: MAPLKLTEGRPIKQIILFSLPLIGGSLFQQLYNFIDTLIVGRLIGVDAVAAIGAYYPLSFLIMGFVQGTCIGFSIPLSHSVGEENHAAVRQYLTNAVWLCVVLAVVLTPLMVVLTPTLLTALHTPHQILHLTIIFTAISFLGIPANILFNYSADALRSFGDAVHPLYFLVASLVVNVILDLIFILVFHWGIAGAAIATVISEFIGGLLNLTVFPKFHLGLTRKDWAINWTRMKKMNLIGLPMGFEYSVSAIGAIVMQDAINLLGTSIIAAQSAAEKIRQLFTLPMESVGAAMATYQAQNFGAKQRNRMKRGIVDGVWIQVIYSAAAFIIINLAKTPLVTAIIGPGHPDIIREANYYIIIISCYFPVHGILMIFRNTLQGWGHSFYAIFSGMGELIGRTAAGWLSIAGLGFTAIAYANPLAWGLALAYCIFMVVRVFRRKNFLDE, from the coding sequence ATGGCACCCCTGAAATTAACCGAGGGCCGCCCCATTAAGCAGATTATTCTCTTTTCACTGCCTCTAATCGGTGGCTCCCTCTTCCAACAGCTCTACAACTTCATTGATACCCTGATCGTCGGTCGTCTAATTGGCGTGGACGCCGTGGCCGCGATTGGGGCCTACTATCCGCTAAGCTTCCTGATTATGGGCTTCGTCCAGGGAACCTGCATCGGCTTCAGTATTCCCCTGTCTCATAGCGTGGGTGAGGAAAATCACGCAGCCGTCCGCCAATATCTGACTAACGCGGTATGGCTCTGCGTGGTCCTCGCAGTCGTCCTGACACCGCTGATGGTGGTGTTGACACCGACTCTCCTGACCGCCCTACATACGCCCCACCAGATTTTACATTTGACCATCATCTTCACGGCCATTTCGTTTCTGGGGATTCCAGCTAACATCCTCTTCAACTACTCAGCCGATGCGCTACGGTCCTTCGGTGATGCGGTCCATCCGCTCTACTTCCTAGTGGCTTCCCTCGTCGTCAACGTGATTCTCGACCTAATCTTTATTCTGGTCTTTCACTGGGGCATTGCCGGGGCGGCCATCGCTACGGTCATCAGTGAATTCATCGGTGGCTTGCTCAACCTCACCGTCTTTCCAAAATTCCATCTCGGCCTGACGCGTAAGGACTGGGCCATCAACTGGACGCGGATGAAGAAGATGAATCTGATTGGCCTACCGATGGGCTTTGAATACTCGGTCTCCGCCATCGGGGCCATCGTCATGCAAGACGCCATCAACCTACTGGGAACTAGCATCATTGCCGCCCAGTCGGCCGCCGAGAAGATCCGCCAACTTTTCACGTTACCAATGGAAAGCGTGGGGGCCGCCATGGCGACCTACCAGGCCCAGAACTTCGGGGCTAAGCAACGCAATCGGATGAAGCGTGGAATCGTCGATGGGGTCTGGATTCAGGTCATCTATTCTGCGGCCGCCTTCATCATCATTAATCTAGCGAAGACGCCGCTGGTGACCGCCATCATCGGACCGGGCCACCCCGACATCATCCGTGAAGCCAATTACTACATCATCATTATCAGCTGTTATTTCCCAGTTCACGGCATCCTGATGATCTTCCGAAATACCCTGCAGGGCTGGGGACACAGCTTCTACGCCATCTTCTCCGGGATGGGTGAGTTGATTGGCCGGACTGCGGCCGGTTGGTTGTCCATTGCTGGGCTGGGCTTTACCGCCATTGCCTACGCTAACCCCCTGGCTTGGGGCTTAGCCTTGGCCTACTGTATCTTCATGGTTGTCCGCGTGTTTCGGCGTAAGAACTTCCTAGATGAATAA
- a CDS encoding DHA2 family efflux MFS transporter permease subunit, with protein sequence MDSVQSSQTNVAKKARVQVAHPMLAMMGMLIGGFVGMFSETSLNIALPQLMAQLGVTTATVQWLVTGYMLMVGIVLPLSSIITKWFTTRQVILFALVDFMVGAVISAIAPGFGVLLFGRMIQGIATGLILPLMFTVAMQIFPPYKLGAAMGMVGLVIMFAPAVGPTLAGIVLGVASWRWIFWLFVPFLLIAFIFAVTSLKNIAEVSRPKVDFLSILLSTVGFGSLVLGVSLASDRGWGSAAVISALVVGIIVLAWYTHRQLTMDNPILNLRAFAIPGFRIGASLVMINFGIILSAMYLLPMYIQKGLLVPVALTGIIMFPGGVMNAVVSAVSGRMYDHVGAQMPARIGFIISMVGALMLAFTTTQSAVWYVILAHVILMIGAPLAMSPSQTYGLNALTGPIAADGSAIMNTLQQIVGAIATAIATSLLGIGQAAYMASGANHAAGAFVNGAHYGFFFTFALAVVGFLLALRIPKANR encoded by the coding sequence ATGGATTCTGTACAAAGTAGCCAAACTAATGTGGCTAAAAAAGCTCGAGTACAAGTTGCTCACCCAATGCTAGCCATGATGGGGATGCTAATCGGGGGCTTTGTCGGGATGTTCTCTGAAACATCCTTAAATATTGCTTTACCACAGTTGATGGCGCAGTTAGGCGTCACGACCGCCACGGTTCAGTGGTTGGTCACCGGATATATGTTGATGGTCGGGATTGTCCTGCCATTGTCCAGTATTATTACGAAATGGTTCACTACACGGCAGGTCATCCTGTTTGCGTTAGTTGACTTCATGGTCGGGGCCGTTATCTCGGCCATCGCACCGGGCTTCGGTGTCTTACTCTTCGGGCGGATGATTCAAGGGATTGCCACTGGGCTGATCCTGCCGCTGATGTTTACCGTTGCCATGCAAATCTTCCCGCCTTACAAACTAGGCGCTGCCATGGGGATGGTCGGACTGGTTATCATGTTCGCCCCTGCCGTTGGCCCAACCTTAGCCGGTATCGTGCTCGGGGTTGCTTCTTGGCGGTGGATCTTCTGGCTGTTCGTGCCATTCTTACTGATTGCCTTTATCTTTGCCGTGACATCCTTGAAGAACATTGCGGAAGTCTCCCGTCCTAAGGTAGACTTCTTATCCATTCTCCTGTCAACGGTCGGCTTCGGAAGTTTAGTGCTCGGTGTTAGTCTGGCCAGTGACCGTGGCTGGGGCTCAGCGGCTGTCATTAGTGCCTTAGTCGTCGGTATTATCGTCTTGGCTTGGTACACCCATCGGCAATTGACGATGGACAACCCAATCTTGAACCTGCGGGCCTTTGCCATTCCGGGCTTCCGGATTGGGGCCAGTCTGGTCATGATTAACTTTGGGATTATCCTATCCGCAATGTACCTCTTACCAATGTACATTCAAAAGGGCTTGTTGGTTCCCGTTGCCTTGACCGGGATCATCATGTTCCCCGGTGGGGTGATGAACGCTGTGGTTTCCGCCGTTTCTGGCCGGATGTATGACCACGTGGGCGCACAAATGCCAGCCCGGATCGGCTTTATCATCTCAATGGTTGGGGCCTTAATGTTGGCCTTCACCACTACGCAGAGTGCGGTTTGGTACGTCATCTTAGCCCACGTCATCTTGATGATTGGGGCACCACTGGCCATGTCACCCTCACAAACGTACGGGTTGAACGCCCTGACCGGTCCAATTGCGGCCGATGGGAGTGCCATCATGAACACCTTACAACAGATTGTCGGCGCGATTGCCACGGCGATTGCGACCAGCCTGTTGGGGATTGGTCAAGCAGCCTACATGGCTTCTGGCGCCAATCACGCAGCGGGGGCCTTCGTTAACGGGGCCCACTACGGTTTCTTCTTCACCTTTGCTTTGGCCGTGGTCGGCTTCTTACTGGCCTTACGGATTCCTAAGGCGAACCGGTAA
- a CDS encoding ATP-binding cassette domain-containing protein encodes MTQLNLKQLTKTVAGEPLFTLDQLTAHSGERVGIIGANGTGKTTLAHIIAGTDTDFTGQRTVTAPVILVPQIAPTKGRSGGQSMLDRVRTALAQRPEILILDEPSANLDDQHQRWLIGQLRRFKGLLIVISHDRELLTAVTTQIWALADHVYIPYNGNFADYITLRDQERHNDQDRYRQEQKERRQLQSAIQARHEKADRIRKGSRHMSEAERANSKSMREQNAAKMERGARALKDRMNREKVATKPHEVAPLKLVATDLPPVTGKYVISVTDLHLQRGRHDLLEHVQLHVKPGERVALAGPNGSGKSTLIEAILAQRAGIRLAPSARVGYFHQDMTTLPITQTVWQVMRHVTALDDNRTRQLMGAFGLKAKFYDRLIGELSGGERVKVQLLAILVSASNLLVLDEPTNYLDLPALQALEDFLIGYPGTVLFVAHDQTFRQKVATRVLTLTDRRLRDPKQAAQGVPATDLPRLQFEYDQLMLAPELDTQRLRELREQIAALKQGQN; translated from the coding sequence TTGACACAACTTAACTTAAAACAACTCACAAAAACGGTCGCGGGAGAACCACTATTTACTTTGGACCAGCTGACCGCCCATTCAGGGGAACGGGTTGGCATCATTGGCGCCAATGGAACGGGGAAGACCACGTTAGCCCACATTATTGCCGGGACGGACACGGACTTTACCGGTCAGCGGACGGTTACGGCGCCCGTGATACTGGTTCCCCAGATTGCGCCGACGAAAGGTCGCTCCGGGGGCCAGAGCATGTTGGATCGGGTGCGCACCGCCTTGGCGCAACGGCCGGAAATCTTAATTCTCGATGAACCCTCGGCCAACCTGGATGACCAACACCAACGCTGGCTAATTGGTCAGCTCCGGCGCTTTAAGGGGTTACTGATTGTCATCTCACATGACCGGGAACTCCTGACGGCCGTGACCACCCAGATTTGGGCGCTGGCCGACCACGTTTATATACCGTATAACGGAAATTTTGCGGACTACATCACCCTGCGTGACCAAGAACGGCACAACGACCAAGACCGCTACCGGCAGGAACAAAAGGAGCGACGGCAACTACAATCGGCCATTCAGGCCCGCCATGAAAAGGCCGATCGGATTCGCAAGGGGAGTCGGCACATGAGCGAGGCTGAACGCGCAAACTCTAAGAGCATGCGTGAGCAGAACGCCGCCAAGATGGAGCGGGGCGCGCGGGCCCTCAAAGATCGGATGAACCGTGAGAAGGTCGCGACCAAGCCGCATGAGGTGGCACCACTCAAATTAGTCGCGACGGATCTTCCCCCAGTGACCGGAAAGTACGTGATTAGTGTGACGGATTTACACCTGCAACGCGGCCGCCACGATCTGTTGGAACACGTTCAACTTCACGTTAAGCCAGGGGAGCGAGTGGCCTTGGCCGGACCCAACGGCAGTGGCAAGTCCACCTTGATTGAAGCGATTCTCGCCCAACGCGCGGGGATTCGACTAGCCCCCAGTGCCCGGGTCGGTTACTTCCATCAAGACATGACGACGTTGCCGATAACGCAGACAGTTTGGCAGGTGATGCGGCACGTGACGGCCCTAGATGACAACCGAACGCGGCAATTAATGGGAGCGTTTGGTCTCAAAGCCAAGTTCTACGACCGACTCATCGGGGAGCTCAGCGGTGGCGAACGGGTGAAGGTACAACTACTCGCCATTCTGGTGAGTGCCAGTAATCTATTGGTGCTGGATGAACCCACGAACTACTTGGACTTGCCAGCTCTCCAAGCTCTGGAAGACTTTCTGATAGGTTATCCTGGGACCGTGTTGTTCGTTGCCCATGACCAGACGTTCCGGCAAAAGGTTGCCACCCGGGTCTTGACCCTCACCGACCGCCGTTTACGCGATCCAAAGCAAGCGGCCCAAGGCGTACCGGCAACGGACCTTCCGCGGCTACAGTTTGAATACGATCAGTTAATGCTGGCTCCGGAGCTGGATACCCAGCGCTTACGTGAGCTACGTGAACAGATTGCGGCGCTAAAACAAGGTCAAAACTAA
- the nrdI gene encoding class Ib ribonucleoside-diphosphate reductase assembly flavoprotein NrdI — MQPLRILFISIEGNTRNFVENLTAYAAKQHAQNAEAPEITATEISEASDLTAETQPYFCFVPTYLDGGNGIDNGVKELMTNVLGEYIDYGANAQHLIGVVGSGNRNFNEQYCLTAKRYAEKFNAPFIANYELRGVPRDEQRVYDALVARMKEVISHD; from the coding sequence ATGCAACCATTACGTATTTTATTTATCTCTATTGAAGGGAATACCCGCAACTTTGTGGAAAATCTGACGGCCTATGCGGCTAAGCAACACGCCCAGAATGCCGAAGCTCCCGAAATAACAGCCACCGAAATCAGCGAAGCCAGCGATTTAACGGCCGAAACACAACCGTATTTCTGCTTCGTCCCCACTTACCTCGATGGCGGTAACGGGATTGACAACGGCGTCAAGGAACTGATGACTAACGTCTTGGGCGAGTACATCGATTACGGCGCTAACGCGCAACACTTGATTGGCGTCGTCGGTAGCGGTAACCGTAACTTTAATGAACAGTACTGCTTGACTGCCAAGCGCTACGCCGAGAAGTTCAACGCCCCCTTCATCGCCAACTATGAACTCCGCGGGGTGCCGCGCGATGAACAGCGGGTCTACGATGCCCTCGTGGCGCGTATGAAGGAAGTGATCAGCCATGACTAA
- a CDS encoding NADPH-dependent oxidoreductase, whose translation MTNPTLKTLLNHRSIRHFTDEKLTAAEITTLVDAAQHTPTSTFSQQYSIISVTDPQKLAVLSKITGHSWLEKSSHFFLFLADQYRNAQLITATPTAVANLHSTDKLLAGIFDASIAVEAMVVAGESLGLGSTIMGSVLNDVPQLIDLFHLPELTFPVFGLAIGHPAEEPEQKPRMPQSLIHFTNDYQPLTVDDPTLAAYNQVINDYYQARDSHQRPETFSHHIATELARDPQQRAKLNQALEYQGFLQKR comes from the coding sequence ATGACTAATCCGACGTTAAAGACATTGCTGAATCACCGCAGCATTCGTCACTTTACCGACGAAAAATTAACGGCGGCCGAAATTACCACCTTGGTGGATGCCGCACAACACACACCGACCAGCACCTTTTCTCAGCAGTACAGTATCATCAGCGTGACCGATCCGCAAAAATTGGCGGTCTTGAGCAAGATTACCGGGCACTCCTGGCTGGAAAAGTCCAGCCACTTCTTCTTATTTCTGGCCGATCAGTACCGTAACGCCCAATTGATTACGGCCACGCCAACCGCTGTGGCCAACCTTCACAGTACCGACAAGTTACTCGCCGGAATCTTTGATGCTAGTATCGCCGTCGAGGCCATGGTCGTGGCCGGCGAGAGTCTCGGCTTGGGGAGCACCATCATGGGGAGTGTCCTCAATGATGTTCCCCAACTGATTGACCTCTTCCATTTGCCCGAACTCACCTTCCCCGTCTTCGGCCTCGCCATCGGTCATCCGGCAGAGGAACCTGAGCAAAAACCGCGGATGCCGCAATCACTGATCCACTTCACCAACGACTATCAACCACTTACCGTGGACGACCCGACACTAGCCGCTTACAACCAAGTGATTAACGACTATTACCAGGCCCGCGACAGTCACCAGCGGCCGGAGACCTTCTCTCACCACATTGCGACCGAACTGGCGCGGGACCCGCAACAACGGGCCAAGTTAAATCAGGCGCTGGAGTACCAAGGCTTTTTACAAAAACGCTAA
- a CDS encoding type II toxin-antitoxin system RelB/DinJ family antitoxin, protein MKNLEKTRVTIRMDIERKRKAEQVANGLGIDLTSAVNLFISQMIKENGLPFKPTNNPLEANLQQALDDVKNGDTTDYSLDDFIKHVEDSGESTDD, encoded by the coding sequence ATGAAAAATCTTGAAAAAACCCGGGTTACTATTCGAATGGATATCGAGCGCAAGCGCAAGGCCGAACAGGTGGCCAATGGATTAGGCATCGACCTAACATCGGCTGTCAATTTATTTATCTCTCAAATGATTAAGGAGAATGGCCTACCATTCAAGCCAACCAACAATCCCCTAGAAGCCAATTTGCAACAAGCCTTGGACGATGTCAAGAATGGCGATACTACTGACTATTCTCTCGACGACTTCATCAAACATGTCGAGGATTCGGGTGAGTCGACCGATGATTAA
- a CDS encoding type II toxin-antitoxin system YafQ family toxin: MIKTVRTTKIFERNLKKLKKKHYDTSRLTQAVSLITHGDQEALIRKYKWHMLKGDKAGINEIHLDSNWLLLYKIIDDDVVTLLLLATGPHDLL, translated from the coding sequence ATGATTAAAACTGTCAGAACCACAAAAATATTTGAACGTAACCTGAAGAAACTCAAGAAAAAACACTACGATACTTCACGACTCACCCAAGCCGTTTCACTCATTACTCACGGCGATCAAGAGGCCCTCATCCGCAAATACAAGTGGCACATGCTCAAGGGCGATAAAGCAGGTATCAACGAAATCCATCTAGATAGTAACTGGTTGCTACTATACAAAATCATCGATGACGATGTCGTTACCCTTTTATTGTTAGCCACTGGTCCACACGACCTACTTTAA
- a CDS encoding AAA family ATPase, with protein MLIDFTLTNFRSYKDTATLSLESGGGVHQWQHENTVPVTDDLSVLKCAAIFGANGAGKSAVLAGLERMRQMVTGPTEQITDHLPYEPFQFDHESANQRTTFMVNFNRDGHQYRYSFSYTATRIMDEMLSVAVGDDYDVLFAREKGVMTVIPEGLVTAAQRVRPNALMLYAFQNWNYQPAITVFEWFSQDLVILNDHPSGTGLDDEWVHSQLTQFLRAVGSEVAGLTQRKVAIQFLDGSAFTRPDLYLIYEKYDEEGAVAGREELPLSNASTGMRQLVALGLALITAQHAAHPQTILTDERLAAIHPTALAALLTLFNSVANTNQIVMTTNQPMLMSQHLRVDQVYLAEKNYRGESQLVSLFDLAEVPATGWLEDYLAGRFGAMPQVDAHDLLVAFDPSL; from the coding sequence ATGTTAATCGACTTTACGTTAACCAATTTTCGATCGTACAAGGATACCGCGACACTGTCATTGGAGAGTGGCGGTGGCGTTCACCAGTGGCAGCACGAGAACACGGTACCCGTGACGGATGACCTGAGTGTCCTCAAGTGTGCGGCCATCTTTGGCGCCAACGGAGCGGGTAAGAGTGCCGTTTTAGCCGGACTAGAGCGCATGCGGCAAATGGTGACGGGACCGACTGAGCAGATTACCGACCACCTTCCCTACGAACCGTTTCAATTTGACCACGAATCTGCCAATCAGCGGACGACGTTTATGGTGAATTTCAATCGGGATGGTCACCAGTACCGCTACTCCTTCAGCTACACGGCTACGCGCATCATGGATGAGATGCTAAGTGTCGCCGTGGGTGATGACTACGACGTCCTCTTTGCCCGGGAGAAGGGCGTCATGACGGTGATCCCCGAGGGCCTGGTCACAGCGGCACAACGGGTCCGACCCAACGCTTTAATGTTGTATGCCTTTCAGAATTGGAACTATCAACCTGCGATTACCGTCTTTGAATGGTTCAGCCAGGATCTGGTGATCTTAAATGACCATCCTAGTGGCACGGGACTCGATGACGAGTGGGTTCATAGCCAATTAACGCAGTTTTTACGGGCCGTCGGCAGTGAGGTGGCGGGTCTCACCCAGCGCAAGGTGGCCATTCAGTTTTTGGATGGCTCGGCTTTCACGCGACCCGATCTGTACCTCATTTATGAAAAATACGATGAAGAGGGGGCGGTCGCGGGGCGTGAGGAACTGCCGTTGAGTAATGCGTCGACGGGAATGCGCCAGCTGGTCGCCTTAGGACTGGCCCTGATTACGGCTCAGCACGCCGCCCACCCCCAGACGATTCTGACCGATGAACGGTTGGCCGCCATTCACCCGACGGCACTGGCCGCACTGCTGACGCTATTTAATTCGGTAGCCAACACGAATCAGATCGTGATGACGACCAATCAACCCATGCTGATGAGCCAACACCTACGCGTCGATCAGGTCTACTTAGCCGAGAAGAACTATCGTGGTGAGAGCCAGCTCGTCTCGTTGTTTGACTTGGCGGAGGTGCCGGCGACGGGGTGGCTGGAGGACTACTTGGCCGGTCGCTTCGGTGCGATGCCTCAAGTGGACGCACATGATTTGTTGGTGGCGTTTGATCCGAGCTTGTAA